In Maridesulfovibrio frigidus DSM 17176, a genomic segment contains:
- the polA gene encoding DNA polymerase I encodes MSLSEKLNFEKSPLYLIDGSAFFYRGFHAYPDLKRSDGFPTNALYIVLRVLLKVLKEEKPEYLVFMLDGKGKNFRHELFDKYKAQRPPMPDDLRVQVEPLKEAIRALGVPLIVSSGEEADDIIASLAARYKKERPVVILGADKDLKQCLDDNVFMWDPAGRAEKITSLADFKESTGLEPNQWADFQALIGDSADNIPGVPGVGKVTATKLMAKYPTLEDIRDNFKFLQPNIKKKMEGELENMFMYRELTRLRTNSCADLELADLKITPVERKDVVEYLTTYEFRSMIRDVNAAFPDGNATPESKAVPKEKATTAKAKKPEAGQFSLFGDATPVTVETRLEFKKAQAAADLPDLSGKDIGLVRDDNSFYLGVDGDEWLCKMPIADLVSTLQSAAKIAVADVKSFLRSDPAWSQIALSKWYDLSLSAYLLNPEDRNYEWDRLRSMLYAGDELPDAVDEVHPDAQGMAALALMHVLAPRVESAGLAQLVSELEVPLIPVLADMEAAGISIDLESFAEFLKEVSTRIEELTKAIHERAEEPFNIRSSQQMSTVLFDKLGLKPGGKTPKGALSTANSVLEKLMGQHEIIKDILEFRKMEKLRSTYLEPLPKLVGSDGRIHTNFNQLATATGRLSSSGPNLQNIPIRGDQGKRMRACFTAGEGMRLAAADYSQVELRVLAHFSGDPTLVSAFEQDEDIHSRTAALLFDKEPADITRDERGNAKTINFGLIYGMGPQKLSQELGISLNEAKEFIAKYFEKLGVLREFYDSVVETGRDKGYVTTLSGRRRLMPELHSGNPQIISQARRQAINTVIQGSAADIIKMAMIKVADNSAIAHLGGRLILQIHDELLVEGPEESIEEIGKLLQEDMQLVTSLAVPLKVDLGLGKNWAQAH; translated from the coding sequence ATGTCACTCAGCGAAAAATTGAACTTTGAAAAAAGTCCTTTGTATCTTATAGACGGCTCCGCTTTTTTTTATCGCGGATTCCACGCATATCCTGACCTCAAACGGTCCGATGGCTTTCCTACCAACGCTTTATACATCGTCTTACGGGTGCTTTTAAAAGTTCTCAAAGAAGAAAAACCCGAATATTTAGTCTTTATGCTTGATGGTAAGGGTAAGAATTTTCGGCATGAGCTTTTTGATAAATATAAAGCCCAGCGTCCGCCCATGCCCGATGACTTGCGGGTTCAGGTAGAGCCTCTCAAAGAAGCTATCAGAGCTTTGGGCGTTCCGCTTATCGTTTCAAGTGGTGAAGAGGCTGATGATATCATCGCTTCCCTTGCTGCGCGGTATAAAAAAGAGCGTCCCGTTGTCATTCTTGGCGCGGATAAAGATCTTAAGCAGTGTCTTGATGACAATGTCTTTATGTGGGATCCCGCAGGGCGTGCTGAAAAAATTACTTCTCTTGCTGATTTTAAAGAATCCACAGGTCTTGAGCCTAATCAGTGGGCTGATTTTCAGGCCTTAATCGGAGACTCTGCAGATAATATTCCGGGAGTGCCGGGTGTTGGTAAAGTCACTGCTACAAAATTGATGGCTAAATATCCGACCCTTGAAGATATTCGCGATAATTTTAAGTTCCTCCAGCCTAATATTAAAAAGAAGATGGAAGGCGAACTGGAAAACATGTTCATGTACAGGGAGCTTACAAGGCTGCGCACAAATAGTTGCGCTGATCTTGAACTTGCTGACCTCAAAATCACCCCTGTTGAGCGTAAAGATGTTGTTGAGTATCTCACAACGTATGAATTCCGTTCAATGATCAGAGACGTCAATGCGGCCTTTCCTGATGGCAACGCCACTCCGGAAAGCAAGGCTGTTCCTAAAGAAAAAGCTACCACGGCCAAGGCAAAGAAGCCTGAAGCCGGGCAGTTCTCACTATTTGGAGACGCTACGCCCGTAACAGTCGAGACTCGTCTAGAATTTAAAAAAGCTCAGGCTGCCGCCGATCTTCCTGATTTATCAGGTAAAGACATCGGCCTTGTGCGCGATGACAATTCTTTTTACTTAGGCGTTGATGGTGATGAGTGGTTATGCAAAATGCCGATTGCGGATCTTGTCTCCACGCTCCAGTCAGCAGCAAAAATTGCGGTGGCGGACGTTAAATCTTTTCTAAGATCTGACCCTGCGTGGAGTCAGATAGCCTTATCTAAATGGTACGATTTAAGTCTATCAGCATATTTACTTAATCCTGAAGATCGTAATTACGAATGGGATAGACTGCGCTCTATGCTTTATGCTGGAGATGAACTACCTGATGCTGTTGACGAGGTTCATCCTGATGCGCAAGGTATGGCCGCCCTTGCTTTAATGCATGTTCTCGCTCCGAGGGTTGAATCCGCCGGACTTGCTCAGCTTGTAAGTGAACTTGAAGTTCCGCTCATCCCGGTGCTGGCAGATATGGAAGCTGCAGGGATTTCTATTGATTTGGAATCATTTGCAGAGTTTTTGAAAGAGGTAAGTACACGTATTGAGGAGCTTACAAAGGCTATTCACGAAAGGGCGGAAGAGCCTTTTAATATACGCTCAAGCCAGCAAATGAGTACTGTTCTTTTTGACAAACTTGGACTTAAGCCTGGCGGGAAGACTCCTAAAGGAGCGCTTTCAACTGCAAACTCTGTCCTTGAAAAGTTGATGGGGCAGCATGAAATCATCAAAGATATTTTAGAGTTCAGGAAAATGGAGAAACTTCGCTCCACTTATCTTGAACCGCTTCCGAAACTAGTTGGAAGCGATGGCCGGATTCATACGAATTTCAACCAGCTTGCAACTGCAACAGGACGCCTTTCAAGCTCAGGTCCAAATCTTCAGAATATTCCAATTCGCGGAGATCAGGGCAAGCGTATGCGAGCTTGTTTTACTGCCGGAGAAGGAATGCGTCTGGCTGCGGCCGATTATTCGCAGGTGGAGCTTAGGGTTCTAGCTCATTTTTCCGGTGATCCTACTCTTGTCTCTGCGTTTGAACAGGATGAAGATATTCATTCACGCACGGCAGCTCTTTTGTTTGATAAGGAACCAGCGGACATCACACGTGATGAACGTGGAAATGCCAAGACAATCAACTTCGGCTTAATTTACGGTATGGGACCACAAAAGCTATCACAAGAGCTTGGTATAAGTTTGAATGAGGCAAAAGAATTTATCGCAAAATATTTTGAAAAGCTTGGTGTGCTCAGAGAATTTTATGATTCTGTGGTTGAGACAGGGCGAGATAAAGGTTATGTCACCACTCTTTCAGGTCGCAGAAGGCTAATGCCGGAACTGCATTCAGGCAATCCGCAAATAATATCTCAGGCGCGCAGACAGGCTATTAATACGGTCATTCAGGGCAGTGCTGCAGATATTATTAAGATGGCAATGATCAAAGTTGCAGATAATTCAGCTATTGCGCATCTTGGTGGCAGACTTATTTTACAGATACACGATGAACTTCTTGTAGAGGGTCCAGAGGAATCAATCGAAGAGATTGGTAAGCTTTTACAGGAAGATATGCAGCTTGTTACTTCACTTGCGGTCCCACTTAAAGTTGATTTGGGGCTGGGTAAGAACTGGGCTCAAGCCCACTAA
- a CDS encoding DHH family phosphoesterase, with translation MAYFKKFDEELQELLALFKKEERWLIIINADPDSLASAMALKRIMGRKVQEVGIAHINEVKRLDNLAMIHYLRIPARRVIPTLLAQYDKFAIVDSQPHHHPDFAHIKFSVIIDHHPFAAEPYTEAEYSDIRPEYGSNSAMMTEYLYNMKIRPAKLLATALAYGIKTDTQSFERPFIDADIKAFRYLTKYADMDIIKRIMRSEIHPDWLKYFSRAFYNLRRIGPGLYSHLGKVENPDTLVILADFFMRVHDVSWDVVSGIYDDTLVVIFRGDGLRKDMGNMASSLFSEIGSAGGHTAAARAEIPLKALDGADPEGFVIKKLTKGKRRAISRV, from the coding sequence ATGGCTTATTTTAAAAAATTTGATGAAGAGCTTCAGGAACTGCTTGCACTTTTTAAAAAAGAAGAGCGCTGGCTAATAATTATTAACGCGGATCCGGATTCTCTGGCCTCTGCCATGGCGCTTAAGCGTATCATGGGGCGTAAGGTTCAAGAAGTTGGGATTGCACATATTAACGAAGTTAAACGGCTTGATAACCTGGCCATGATTCATTATTTGCGTATTCCTGCCCGTAGAGTCATCCCGACTTTGCTTGCACAGTATGACAAATTCGCAATCGTAGATTCCCAGCCGCATCACCATCCTGATTTTGCACATATTAAATTTTCGGTGATAATTGATCACCACCCATTCGCTGCAGAGCCTTATACCGAGGCAGAATATTCAGACATCCGTCCAGAGTATGGCTCTAACAGTGCCATGATGACCGAGTATCTTTATAATATGAAGATCCGCCCAGCAAAACTGCTTGCTACAGCATTGGCTTACGGTATCAAAACAGATACTCAGAGTTTTGAGCGCCCCTTTATTGATGCTGACATCAAGGCGTTTAGATATTTAACTAAATATGCTGATATGGATATCATAAAACGCATCATGCGAAGTGAAATTCATCCTGATTGGCTCAAATATTTCTCCCGGGCATTTTACAATCTGCGCAGGATTGGTCCCGGTCTTTATTCACATCTCGGTAAAGTGGAAAATCCCGATACTCTGGTTATTCTTGCGGACTTTTTTATGCGTGTCCATGATGTTTCGTGGGATGTTGTTTCCGGCATCTACGATGATACCCTCGTGGTAATTTTCAGAGGGGATGGTTTGCGCAAAGATATGGGCAACATGGCCAGTTCTTTATTCAGTGAGATTGGATCAGCGGGTGGACATACTGCCGCTGCAAGAGCTGAAATTCCACTTAAGGCACTCGATGGCGCTGACCCTGAAGGTTTTGTGATAAAAAAACTCACAAAGGGCAAACGTCGAGCCATTTCACGTGTTTAG
- a CDS encoding bifunctional adenosylcobinamide kinase/adenosylcobinamide-phosphate guanylyltransferase — protein sequence MITFIIGGNKSGKSDYALEIFSKYSGKKCFIATGKARDMAFRKQIMDHRRERDPAIPVFEAGSDLHQVLVRARKEYNHLLVDSLDFWMFSCFEQSNGEQMVGEVVRLLSEWEGPDVVLVSCEVGLGPLAMSREVREFVRGLGGLNRRIAAIADEAYLVAAGLPLTLKK from the coding sequence TTGATTACATTTATAATTGGGGGCAATAAGTCGGGGAAGTCCGATTACGCTCTCGAAATTTTTTCAAAATATTCCGGCAAGAAATGTTTCATAGCGACTGGAAAAGCCCGAGATATGGCCTTCCGTAAGCAAATTATGGATCATCGTCGGGAGCGTGACCCCGCTATTCCTGTTTTTGAGGCCGGATCAGACTTGCATCAGGTTCTCGTTAGGGCTAGGAAGGAATACAATCATCTGTTGGTGGACAGTTTAGATTTCTGGATGTTCTCCTGTTTCGAGCAATCGAATGGAGAGCAAATGGTCGGGGAGGTTGTTCGGCTTCTATCTGAATGGGAAGGGCCGGATGTTGTTTTAGTGTCTTGCGAAGTTGGGCTCGGGCCTCTCGCAATGTCACGTGAAGTCCGTGAGTTTGTTCGAGGACTCGGCGGACTTAACCGTAGAATTGCTGCAATTGCCGATGAGGCTTATCTTGTGGCTGCTGGGTTGCCTTTGACCCTGAAGAAATAA
- the cbiR gene encoding cobamide remodeling phosphodiesterase CbiR: MPEKTSMFIDGQSASSILGDKYFPYVIAAPSWVIPGTVSENCEYLQGRVDEVGLLFFETAGSLAYTEDDLPGNLADLGLSFHIHHPLDLPWADGAVKVAEIILSLSEKVAHLEPAAHVLHPPEGGPDGAKLLLDLAEELHGSSIAPEKVFIENIEENSLENLVETIRKCGFKICLDLGHMLVYKQQSLLESEGLWDMVAMLHLNGPGKGGKHESLLSLDSQGLDMLKLFFEKFHIGGTVVVEVFEQDGFFKSLQYLAEYGVKAD, from the coding sequence ATGCCGGAAAAAACATCCATGTTTATTGACGGGCAAAGCGCTTCGTCTATTTTGGGCGACAAATATTTTCCGTATGTCATTGCTGCTCCTTCATGGGTTATCCCGGGAACTGTTTCAGAAAACTGTGAGTACCTGCAAGGGCGGGTAGATGAGGTCGGGTTGCTCTTCTTTGAAACTGCTGGTTCACTGGCATATACTGAGGATGATCTGCCCGGAAATTTAGCTGATTTGGGTTTATCGTTTCACATTCATCATCCGTTAGATTTGCCATGGGCTGATGGTGCTGTAAAAGTAGCCGAAATAATACTGTCTTTATCTGAGAAAGTTGCGCATTTAGAGCCTGCTGCACACGTTCTGCACCCTCCTGAGGGTGGTCCTGATGGAGCAAAATTGCTTTTAGACTTAGCAGAGGAACTTCACGGAAGTTCTATTGCTCCTGAAAAAGTTTTCATTGAAAATATAGAAGAGAACAGTCTTGAAAATTTAGTTGAAACCATCCGTAAATGCGGGTTTAAAATCTGTTTAGACCTAGGACATATGCTGGTTTATAAGCAGCAAAGTTTGCTGGAAAGTGAAGGGCTTTGGGATATGGTCGCTATGCTACATTTAAATGGTCCGGGCAAGGGCGGTAAACATGAAAGTCTTTTATCTTTAGATAGTCAGGGGCTTGATATGCTTAAGTTGTTTTTTGAAAAATTTCATATTGGCGGTACCGTTGTTGTTGAAGTTTTTGAGCAGGATGGCTTTTTCAAGTCACTGCAATATTTGGCTGAATATGGCGTGAAGGCGGATTGA
- a CDS encoding UvrD-helicase domain-containing protein yields the protein MERFIADLHIHSRFTRGANKAITPRLLAAWARVKGIDVIGTGDFTHPEWLHEIETHLVEDGSGLLALRDSQNLENEIKWMDGPIAGQTRFMLQAEVDCRYKRFGKTRKVHNLVYMPDLESARKFNAKLDLYGNLESNGRPNLGIDSKQLLEIVLETSDRAFLVPAHIWTPMFSLFGSKQGFESITGCYGDLASEIFALETGLSSDPEMNWLISSLDKYRLMANSNAHSCEEIGREANVFSGDVSYEGIYRALRGEGLGHKFIGTVEFFPEEGKYHMDGHRQCGVMLDPHESKLRGWVCPVCGKLLTKGVYSRILERADRNEPVQPKGQPSFTSQIPLAELISEVVGTGPKSRNVMNIYGPLINEFGSELSVLQQVPIEDLKLQNGHLAEGIRRMREGQIISNPGFDGQEGTISVYSAQERAEILGGAKFLVSRREVGDLDNGKGLANICKAGQQVKDCNDIIAVKFDEGQKKAIEAGPAPVLVLAGPGTGKTQVIMGRMKFLLERGTRARRILAVTFTHKAAQEINEKMTAMLGEDEILPRTDTIHSLAFEYWTSMFDQVPLILDDESAQKVFRRANPQINGPRLKAAWKSLCLSREKMEPLSEGMEILFSTYSQQKDHHNLVDYTDMLEFWLAELCSDKYIRRYTHFLIDEVHDLSPLQLEIIRKLADGEGDGEGFLAVGDPEQSIYGFRGAAGHVAEKFKAYWPDLIEMTLEDNYRSTQAVLDVSSFVSGKESNLKVHNKYESAVHLFSAPDSVRESSWIAERIKHLTGATNNTLGDPAGHGSLNPGDITVLVRFKDLMEPIRSLLKRQGIPCSMPETAMFWHDSRVQILLGAVRRMLGFAEDLDDEAPEVPEKVIARGPIGLSAYLSEMPPFDQLFWESKPFREMVKGFDDKGGWSGLINWIHMQGELEQVLNKAEKVRIMTMHAAKGMEFEAVFIAGLDDGIVPFVGTDVLTGKFSGGAIAASPDTEEERRLLYVGTSRAKKNLFLSHSAKRPLYNRTLRLPVSRFLKDIPEELVTKSAMVAKKMQKEKEISLLDM from the coding sequence ATGGAAAGATTTATAGCGGATCTCCACATACATTCCAGATTTACCCGCGGGGCGAATAAAGCCATTACCCCGCGTCTTCTTGCAGCGTGGGCAAGGGTTAAAGGGATAGATGTCATCGGTACGGGAGATTTTACTCACCCTGAGTGGTTGCATGAAATAGAGACGCATCTTGTAGAAGACGGGTCCGGTTTACTTGCTCTTCGCGACTCGCAAAATCTGGAAAATGAAATAAAATGGATGGACGGACCTATCGCTGGGCAGACCCGTTTTATGCTGCAAGCTGAAGTTGATTGTCGCTATAAACGGTTTGGGAAGACCCGAAAGGTTCATAATTTGGTCTATATGCCGGATCTTGAATCAGCTCGTAAATTTAATGCTAAACTTGACCTTTACGGTAATCTTGAATCAAACGGCAGACCCAACCTTGGAATAGACAGTAAACAGCTTCTTGAAATCGTCCTCGAAACCAGTGACCGAGCTTTTCTTGTTCCCGCCCATATTTGGACTCCGATGTTTTCCCTTTTTGGTTCTAAGCAAGGTTTTGAAAGTATTACTGGCTGCTACGGAGATCTTGCGTCTGAAATTTTTGCGCTTGAAACAGGACTGTCCTCCGATCCTGAAATGAACTGGCTTATTTCATCCCTTGATAAATATCGCCTTATGGCCAATTCGAATGCTCATTCTTGCGAGGAAATAGGTCGCGAGGCCAATGTTTTCAGTGGGGACGTATCATACGAAGGTATTTATCGTGCTTTGCGCGGTGAAGGGCTTGGGCATAAATTTATAGGTACGGTCGAATTTTTTCCTGAAGAAGGAAAATATCATATGGATGGGCATCGCCAATGCGGCGTGATGCTTGATCCTCATGAGTCTAAACTGCGTGGCTGGGTTTGTCCTGTCTGCGGAAAGCTTCTGACGAAAGGGGTGTACTCACGAATTTTAGAACGGGCTGATCGCAATGAGCCAGTTCAGCCCAAAGGACAACCTAGCTTTACTTCACAGATTCCTCTTGCAGAGCTTATATCAGAGGTCGTTGGAACTGGGCCTAAATCTAGAAATGTCATGAATATCTATGGGCCATTGATCAACGAATTCGGCTCTGAATTGTCCGTGTTACAACAGGTTCCGATAGAAGACCTAAAGCTACAGAACGGACACCTCGCGGAAGGAATCCGAAGAATGCGCGAAGGGCAGATCATTAGTAATCCCGGTTTTGACGGGCAGGAAGGGACCATTTCCGTTTATTCCGCGCAGGAGCGTGCTGAAATACTTGGCGGAGCTAAATTTTTGGTCAGCCGTAGAGAAGTCGGCGATCTGGATAACGGCAAGGGGCTTGCCAATATCTGTAAAGCTGGTCAGCAGGTAAAAGACTGTAATGATATAATTGCCGTGAAATTTGATGAAGGTCAAAAAAAGGCAATCGAAGCTGGACCTGCTCCTGTGCTGGTGCTTGCCGGGCCAGGAACCGGAAAGACTCAAGTTATAATGGGACGTATGAAATTTTTGCTCGAGCGTGGAACTCGTGCACGCCGTATTCTGGCGGTGACTTTCACACACAAAGCGGCGCAGGAAATTAATGAAAAGATGACTGCAATGCTTGGGGAGGACGAAATCCTTCCGCGTACCGATACCATACATTCTCTCGCATTTGAGTATTGGACATCCATGTTTGATCAGGTTCCGCTGATACTTGATGATGAGTCCGCTCAAAAGGTCTTCAGAAGGGCCAATCCGCAGATTAACGGACCACGCCTGAAAGCCGCTTGGAAAAGTTTGTGCCTCAGTCGTGAAAAGATGGAACCGTTATCTGAGGGGATGGAAATATTATTTTCAACTTATTCTCAGCAGAAAGATCATCACAATCTTGTAGATTATACAGACATGCTGGAATTCTGGTTGGCTGAGCTTTGTTCCGATAAATATATTCGTAGATACACACATTTCTTAATTGATGAAGTTCATGATTTATCGCCTTTACAGCTTGAAATTATCCGTAAACTTGCAGACGGAGAAGGGGACGGCGAAGGGTTTTTAGCTGTAGGTGATCCTGAACAGTCTATTTATGGATTTCGAGGGGCGGCCGGACATGTTGCCGAAAAATTTAAAGCATATTGGCCTGATCTGATCGAAATGACCCTTGAAGATAATTATCGCTCGACTCAGGCTGTTCTGGATGTTTCCTCGTTTGTTTCAGGGAAGGAGTCCAACCTTAAAGTTCATAATAAATATGAGTCTGCGGTCCATCTTTTTTCTGCACCTGACAGTGTCCGTGAATCATCTTGGATTGCTGAGCGCATAAAGCATTTGACCGGTGCTACGAACAATACGCTGGGAGATCCCGCTGGACATGGATCTCTTAATCCCGGTGATATTACTGTTCTCGTACGTTTTAAGGATTTAATGGAACCCATCAGAAGCTTGCTGAAACGGCAGGGAATTCCATGTAGTATGCCTGAAACGGCTATGTTCTGGCACGATTCACGTGTTCAAATTTTACTAGGTGCGGTGCGCAGAATGCTCGGCTTTGCCGAAGATCTTGACGATGAAGCGCCTGAAGTTCCTGAAAAAGTAATTGCTAGGGGGCCTATAGGTCTGTCAGCTTATTTGAGTGAAATGCCGCCGTTTGATCAATTATTCTGGGAGAGTAAGCCTTTTAGAGAAATGGTGAAAGGGTTTGATGATAAAGGCGGGTGGTCCGGTTTGATAAATTGGATACATATGCAAGGCGAACTGGAACAGGTGCTAAACAAGGCTGAAAAGGTCCGCATAATGACTATGCATGCGGCCAAGGGGATGGAATTCGAAGCGGTGTTTATTGCCGGGCTTGATGATGGAATTGTGCCATTTGTAGGAACTGATGTACTTACAGGTAAATTTTCAGGAGGCGCTATTGCTGCCAGTCCCGACACCGAAGAAGAGCGCAGACTGCTATATGTGGGTACGAGCAGAGCCAAGAAAAACCTCTTTTTATCGCATTCCGCGAAGAGGCCTTTATATAACCGCACCTTAAGATTGCCTGTCTCAAGGTTTTTAAAAGATATACCTGAAGAGTTGGTGACTAAATCTGCTATGGTCGCTAAAAAAATGCAGAAAGAGAAAGAAATAAGCTTGCTTGATATGTAA
- a CDS encoding HDOD domain-containing protein — protein sequence MAQPIKILVLDYFKMSFFYKKFDVLKEFSFERTTSLHKCFIHLATKKPDIILLPFIASENDPEQDLLTIAKTNKIPFIIINSDATQDMVVKSVRDGALDYILTSIEPGRFLAKISSILAKQGKIPPSHEEVEQIRLEESMTGIEKILTVLEKAKEVKAMPYTVARVVSLCSDPGSSASDIAKPIKSDAALSSSILKHSNSVAKYRGAPKVQSLKNAIVRIGLEETKETCMVHAVYQLFDKKDKTFGFDRYQFWIHSLATGIICKFLAKKVGYARLDSALLSGVLHDLGKMIMDDYFNAEYDKIIRIAATQKKILFHVENEILDTNHSFIGGKIAENWRFPDTITYAIKNHHDYARCFPDGGTTFNLATIVFVSNYLAKAMMLGSSSDFFVTPVPDAVWSKLGFSESIPEMFLAAVRKELQDYFSLLKIPKQPATEHSEIINKDMRILVLSNSQVANVYVRIYLSNNNYKYTVAGISGIPESDYDLIIYDFIEELEPIEMEFMIKAATEHKNSPAIFIHGGVNDILVIQKIHKSTKSLRAPLDMFSFDQIIKSYDPENRQFTEVESDRTEEEEK from the coding sequence ATGGCTCAGCCGATCAAAATATTAGTGCTTGATTACTTTAAAATGTCTTTTTTCTATAAAAAATTCGACGTGTTAAAAGAATTTTCTTTCGAAAGAACAACTTCACTACATAAGTGCTTCATACACCTTGCTACGAAAAAGCCGGACATCATACTGTTGCCTTTCATTGCAAGCGAGAATGATCCTGAGCAGGACCTGCTTACTATCGCAAAGACAAACAAGATACCGTTCATAATAATAAACAGCGATGCGACACAGGACATGGTCGTTAAGTCTGTTCGTGATGGCGCTTTAGATTATATTTTAACTTCGATTGAGCCGGGCAGATTTTTAGCAAAAATAAGCAGTATTTTGGCAAAACAGGGGAAAATACCACCTTCCCATGAAGAGGTTGAACAGATTCGTCTCGAAGAGAGCATGACTGGAATCGAAAAGATTCTTACCGTGCTTGAAAAAGCTAAAGAAGTTAAAGCAATGCCATACACCGTAGCCAGAGTTGTTTCTCTGTGCTCTGACCCCGGCAGCAGTGCCTCTGACATTGCCAAGCCCATAAAATCCGACGCAGCTCTCAGCTCATCAATTTTAAAGCACAGTAATTCCGTGGCAAAATATCGCGGAGCACCTAAAGTTCAAAGCTTAAAAAACGCAATTGTCCGCATAGGTCTTGAGGAAACAAAAGAAACATGCATGGTGCATGCTGTTTATCAGTTGTTCGACAAGAAAGACAAAACCTTTGGTTTTGATCGGTATCAATTCTGGATTCATTCTCTGGCGACAGGTATTATTTGTAAATTTCTGGCAAAGAAAGTCGGCTATGCCCGTCTGGATTCAGCACTACTAAGTGGAGTTCTGCATGATTTAGGAAAAATGATAATGGATGATTACTTCAATGCTGAGTATGACAAAATAATTCGAATCGCTGCCACTCAGAAGAAAATTCTTTTCCATGTAGAAAATGAAATTCTAGATACAAATCATAGTTTTATTGGCGGGAAGATTGCTGAGAACTGGAGATTTCCTGACACAATAACTTATGCAATAAAAAATCATCATGACTATGCAAGGTGTTTCCCTGATGGCGGGACTACCTTCAATTTAGCAACTATAGTATTTGTTAGTAACTACCTTGCTAAAGCCATGATGCTCGGTAGTAGTAGTGATTTCTTTGTCACTCCGGTTCCAGATGCAGTTTGGTCTAAATTAGGTTTTTCCGAATCCATTCCTGAAATGTTTCTGGCAGCAGTGCGTAAAGAATTACAAGATTATTTCAGCCTGCTGAAAATCCCCAAGCAGCCTGCAACGGAGCATTCAGAGATTATAAATAAGGATATGCGCATACTGGTCCTCAGCAACTCACAAGTTGCCAATGTGTATGTCCGCATTTACCTGTCCAACAATAATTATAAATACACAGTAGCTGGCATCTCTGGAATTCCAGAATCAGATTACGACCTGATCATCTATGATTTCATTGAAGAACTAGAGCCCATCGAAATGGAATTCATGATTAAAGCCGCAACCGAACATAAAAATTCACCGGCAATTTTTATACATGGTGGCGTTAATGACATTCTTGTTATCCAGAAAATACACAAATCCACAAAGAGTTTGCGCGCTCCTCTGGATATGTTCTCTTTTGATCAGATTATAAAAAGTTACGATCCTGAAAACAGACAATTCACTGAAGTTGAATCAGATAGAACTGAAGAAGAGGAGAAATAA
- a CDS encoding tRNA-binding protein encodes MKEITWNEFEQVELRVGTVVKVEEFPEARNPAYKVWVDFGDDIGVRKSSAQVTKLYSPEELKGRQIVGVVNFPVKQIGPMRSEFLLTGFVGEDGEVVLAVPERNVKNGAKLA; translated from the coding sequence ATGAAAGAAATAACGTGGAATGAATTTGAGCAGGTAGAACTTCGGGTCGGAACTGTTGTGAAGGTTGAAGAATTTCCCGAGGCGCGAAATCCCGCTTATAAAGTGTGGGTGGATTTTGGCGATGATATCGGGGTTCGCAAGAGTAGTGCGCAGGTCACTAAATTGTATTCACCTGAAGAGTTGAAAGGACGCCAGATTGTCGGTGTAGTTAATTTTCCGGTAAAACAAATCGGCCCTATGCGTTCGGAATTTTTACTGACGGGATTTGTCGGCGAAGACGGTGAAGTTGTGTTGGCTGTGCCGGAAAGGAACGTGAAAAACGGAGCGAAACTGGCATAG
- a CDS encoding GNAT family N-acetyltransferase: MEIKYIWTKELSTENLKKLFLSVDWESGNYPQKAQKAMFNSHKVFTAWDGDALIGLMSSMTDTVLTVYFQYLVVHPDYQGYGIGKKLVDTMLEIYSDIPRKVLISVNEKVGFYEHRGFTHHVDKSPMFVSSL, from the coding sequence ATGGAAATTAAGTATATATGGACAAAAGAGCTGAGCACAGAAAACCTTAAAAAGCTATTTCTCTCAGTCGACTGGGAATCAGGAAATTATCCTCAGAAAGCCCAAAAAGCCATGTTTAACTCCCATAAAGTATTCACGGCATGGGATGGAGATGCACTGATAGGGCTTATGAGCTCAATGACCGACACAGTTCTCACTGTTTATTTTCAGTATTTGGTCGTTCATCCAGATTACCAAGGGTACGGCATCGGCAAAAAGCTGGTCGATACCATGCTGGAAATATACAGCGATATTCCGCGCAAAGTGCTGATTTCAGTAAATGAGAAAGTAGGATTCTACGAACACCGAGGATTCACTCATCACGTAGACAAATCTCCGATGTTTGTAAGTTCGCTTTAG